A single window of Magnetococcus marinus MC-1 DNA harbors:
- the aroB gene encoding 3-dehydroquinate synthase: MSVRETLSLDLGDRSYEIVIGENVLASLGARLKPMLKGRQIGLVTNETVAPLYAETVIRSLEEAGFQVTLVILPDGERYKNWETLNLIFDALIGAKFERQGAIVALGGGVVGDMAGYAAASLLRGVPYVQVPTTLLAQVDSSVGGKTGINHPLGKNLIGAFYQPKLVLMDLATLHTLPKRELLAGLAEVIKYGIIWDEALFQQLEEQLEPLLALDYGVLAKVVHRCCVIKAEVVAKDERETGVRALLNLGHTFGHAIENLAGYGENLHGEAVGMGMMMAAHMAYLRGMVDAALVARVRALIVRAGLPEFPAQRQPLAAYLDAMGRDKKVVAGKMRFVLPTGMGAAVVVDDVTDASLAQVLAPYASDVQN; encoded by the coding sequence ATGTCCGTACGTGAAACCCTCTCCCTGGATCTGGGAGACCGCAGCTATGAGATCGTGATTGGTGAAAATGTGCTGGCCAGTTTGGGGGCGCGTTTAAAACCGATGCTCAAAGGTCGGCAGATTGGTTTAGTGACCAATGAGACCGTAGCCCCACTCTATGCTGAAACGGTCATTCGCAGCTTGGAAGAGGCGGGTTTTCAGGTCACACTGGTGATTTTGCCCGATGGCGAGCGCTATAAAAATTGGGAGACCCTCAATCTCATTTTTGATGCACTGATTGGTGCCAAGTTTGAACGCCAAGGGGCGATTGTGGCGCTGGGGGGCGGGGTGGTTGGGGATATGGCGGGTTATGCGGCGGCCTCATTACTGCGGGGGGTGCCCTATGTGCAGGTACCCACCACGCTGCTCGCGCAGGTGGATAGTTCGGTGGGGGGGAAAACCGGCATTAACCACCCCTTGGGCAAAAACCTGATTGGTGCCTTTTATCAACCCAAGTTGGTGTTGATGGATTTGGCGACCCTGCACACGCTGCCCAAGCGGGAGTTGTTGGCGGGACTGGCCGAGGTGATTAAGTATGGCATTATCTGGGATGAGGCCCTGTTTCAGCAGTTAGAGGAGCAATTAGAGCCCCTGCTGGCGCTGGATTATGGGGTGTTGGCTAAGGTGGTGCATCGTTGCTGTGTGATCAAGGCCGAGGTGGTGGCCAAGGATGAGCGGGAAACGGGGGTACGGGCCTTATTAAATCTGGGTCATACCTTTGGACATGCGATTGAAAATTTGGCAGGTTATGGTGAAAACCTGCATGGCGAAGCGGTCGGTATGGGCATGATGATGGCGGCGCACATGGCCTATCTGCGGGGCATGGTGGATGCCGCTTTGGTTGCAAGGGTGCGGGCTTTGATTGTGCGGGCGGGCCTGCCGGAGTTTCCCGCGCAGCGCCAGCCGTTGGCGGCCTATTTGGATGCCATGGGGCGCGATAAAAAGGTGGTCGCGGGTAAGATGCGTTTTGTATTGCCCACGGGTATGGGCGCTGCGGTAGTGGTGGATGATGTGACCGATGCCAGTCTGGCTCAGGTGTTAGCCCCCTATGCGTCGGATGTGCAAAACTAA
- a CDS encoding penicillin-binding protein 1A, whose product MPENHTDKSAPTKGAAKPKRKSRWIWRWFKRLFVLGLLLTLGGGIYGWSIYLKFSRDLPSLRSLQDYHPSLVTRVYARDYRLMGEFYIERRKFIPIKDVPPMLVNAFLATEDARFYSHFGLDPVGILRAFITNAIAGRVVQGASTITQQVAKTFLLTAERSYTRKIKEAILALRIEETLTKEEILELYINQIYLGAGAYGVGSAARIYFNKDVSELSIAQMAMLAALPKAPSRYSPWNYEKRAKTRQLVILQRMFDVGQITREQAIEEAARPLELARPQVPLEQVAPHYLEHVRRTLLEEWGSSRLYRGGLDVYTTLDPTLQVAAQQAVRDGLVAYSQRHGYMGPMGKLESVDKASLAKWLEQVEKDPVTTQGFVKAVVLEVPPQGAAKIMLAKGHTFDLPFSAVAWARPRTEKDLMPGKAIDKISAILSPGDIILVDLKPALTPNAKGDLEPGHQAILAQEPDAEAALISMDPNTGQIIAMVGGYDYSNSEYNRATQSKRLPGSAFKPFIYAAALSQGYTPASRIDDAPIPIVYRDSVTGERKIWKAENYERRFYGPTTLRVALEHSRNLVTIRLLKNLGVRQVVPFVEKFGLDIPEARQDLSIALGTMNYSPMEMAQAYAAFPNGGKLVEPVYIARVQDRYGRTIFRHRSGDCQLCHKETERSITNMLEGRDKDLPKGHENMFGEQVMEPQVAYQITNMLKGVITHGTGQKARVINRPLAGKTGTTNDLRDAWFLGFSPSLVTSVWVGRDDYATLGYKETGARAALPIWIDYMQEALKDRPIVDFPVPPGIYLESVDGDSGGPVTDATKRVVLEAFKPEDRQVRAQEMRQFNPNGRSDPMQQGSPMGSATDGGSIPSGLY is encoded by the coding sequence ATGCCGGAAAATCATACAGACAAGAGTGCACCGACAAAAGGTGCGGCGAAACCAAAACGTAAATCCCGTTGGATATGGCGCTGGTTTAAGCGTCTCTTTGTGCTGGGGCTGTTACTGACCCTGGGCGGGGGGATCTATGGTTGGTCCATCTATCTTAAATTTTCCCGCGATCTGCCCTCGCTGCGCAGCTTGCAGGATTATCACCCTTCATTGGTAACGCGGGTCTATGCGCGGGACTATCGTTTGATGGGCGAGTTCTACATTGAACGACGCAAATTTATTCCCATCAAAGATGTTCCCCCCATGCTGGTCAACGCCTTCCTCGCCACGGAGGACGCCCGCTTTTACAGCCATTTTGGCTTAGACCCCGTGGGCATCCTACGCGCCTTTATCACCAACGCCATCGCTGGACGGGTGGTGCAAGGGGCCTCGACCATCACCCAACAGGTGGCCAAAACCTTTCTGCTCACCGCCGAGCGAAGCTATACCCGCAAAATTAAAGAGGCCATCCTTGCCCTGCGCATCGAAGAGACCCTCACTAAAGAGGAGATCTTGGAGCTCTACATCAACCAGATCTATCTGGGGGCCGGGGCCTATGGGGTTGGCTCGGCTGCACGCATCTACTTTAATAAAGATGTTTCAGAGTTAAGCATTGCCCAGATGGCGATGCTGGCCGCGCTGCCCAAAGCGCCCTCTCGCTACTCGCCATGGAACTATGAAAAGCGCGCTAAAACCCGTCAATTGGTGATCTTGCAGCGCATGTTTGACGTGGGCCAAATCACCCGTGAACAGGCCATTGAAGAGGCCGCCCGCCCCCTGGAGTTAGCCCGCCCCCAGGTGCCCCTGGAACAGGTTGCACCCCACTATCTGGAACATGTACGGCGCACCCTGTTAGAAGAGTGGGGCTCTAGCCGTCTCTACCGGGGTGGGCTGGATGTCTACACCACCCTGGACCCAACCCTACAGGTGGCCGCCCAACAAGCCGTGCGGGATGGGCTGGTGGCCTATAGCCAGCGGCATGGTTATATGGGCCCTATGGGCAAACTGGAGAGTGTGGATAAAGCCAGCCTCGCTAAATGGCTGGAGCAGGTGGAAAAAGATCCGGTCACCACGCAAGGTTTTGTGAAGGCCGTGGTGTTGGAGGTTCCCCCTCAGGGGGCGGCCAAAATCATGCTCGCCAAGGGGCACACTTTTGATTTACCTTTCTCCGCTGTCGCTTGGGCCAGACCCCGCACGGAAAAGGATTTAATGCCCGGCAAAGCCATTGATAAAATAAGCGCTATTTTATCACCTGGTGACATCATTTTGGTGGATCTTAAACCGGCGTTAACCCCCAATGCCAAAGGGGATCTGGAGCCCGGCCATCAGGCTATTTTAGCGCAGGAGCCCGATGCCGAAGCCGCCCTCATCAGCATGGACCCCAACACCGGGCAAATTATCGCCATGGTGGGGGGGTATGACTATTCCAACAGTGAGTATAACCGCGCCACCCAATCCAAACGGTTGCCCGGTTCGGCCTTTAAACCGTTCATTTATGCTGCGGCTCTCAGCCAGGGTTACACCCCGGCCAGCCGCATTGATGATGCACCCATCCCCATTGTCTATCGCGATAGTGTGACCGGCGAGCGCAAGATCTGGAAAGCGGAAAACTATGAACGCCGCTTCTACGGCCCAACCACGCTGCGGGTAGCGTTAGAACATTCACGCAACTTGGTGACCATCCGCCTCCTAAAAAACCTGGGTGTGCGGCAGGTGGTGCCTTTTGTGGAAAAATTTGGTCTGGATATTCCTGAAGCCCGTCAAGATCTCTCCATCGCTCTGGGCACCATGAACTATTCACCCATGGAGATGGCCCAAGCCTATGCAGCCTTTCCCAATGGCGGTAAGTTGGTGGAGCCGGTCTATATAGCACGGGTGCAAGACCGTTATGGACGCACCATTTTTCGCCATCGTAGCGGCGACTGCCAGCTCTGCCATAAAGAGACCGAACGTTCCATCACCAACATGTTAGAGGGGCGGGATAAAGATCTGCCCAAGGGCCACGAAAATATGTTTGGAGAACAGGTTATGGAGCCCCAGGTAGCCTATCAGATCACCAACATGCTCAAGGGCGTCATTACCCATGGCACCGGCCAAAAGGCGCGGGTTATCAACCGTCCCTTGGCGGGTAAAACCGGCACCACCAACGATCTGCGGGACGCTTGGTTCCTTGGCTTTAGCCCCTCCTTAGTCACCTCGGTATGGGTAGGTCGAGATGACTATGCTACCCTGGGTTATAAAGAGACCGGTGCCCGTGCGGCGTTGCCAATCTGGATCGACTATATGCAAGAGGCACTCAAAGACCGCCCCATTGTGGATTTCCCCGTACCTCCCGGCATCTATTTAGAGTCGGTGGATGGCGACAGTGGCGGCCCCGTGACCGATGCCACCAAGCGGGTGGTGCTGGAAGCGTTTAAACCTGAAGATCGTCAGGTTCGCGCTCAAGAGATGCGTCAATTTAACCCCAATGGGCGCAGCGACCCCATGCAGCAAGGCAGCCCTATGGGCAGCGCCACCGATGGCGGTTCCATTCCCTCTGGGCTTTACTAA
- a CDS encoding NnrS family protein: MPALFGTPFRPFFLFGLLYGLLAMALWVATLLLPEGWPLVPMLVNTPLMPVFWHGHALVFGFCGAIGVGFLLTAAGNWMGKPLLTPGQTAVLLLLWLLGRIAMLSISLLPPWWACVADGLFPLAALLLLLWRVGESSNPWHRAVLVAFALFAILHILSLPTALELIPTPWASTGPKLGMAALVLIAATLGGRIIPLFTVNWLKSSGTDSQADYTPLPWLENSTLLATLLVVIGMILVGMENRWMGLLYLLTAALHLLRMARWQGHRTLSAPIVWVMHVGYLTIPMGLFFLAMPFKLDVVRMITAFHIWTIGVGGLFLIGIVTRVALGHTGRPIQPHPWTVLAYGLLMLALLVRSILPMLWQELLGPSYWLSAAIWCAAMLLILLRYTPILLSRRPDGKAG; the protein is encoded by the coding sequence ATGCCTGCTCTTTTTGGCACCCCCTTTCGCCCCTTTTTCCTGTTTGGGTTGCTCTACGGTCTTCTCGCCATGGCGCTCTGGGTTGCCACCCTGCTGCTGCCGGAGGGGTGGCCCCTGGTACCCATGTTGGTAAACACCCCCTTGATGCCGGTATTTTGGCATGGACACGCCCTGGTTTTTGGCTTTTGCGGGGCCATTGGCGTGGGCTTTTTACTCACCGCAGCGGGCAACTGGATGGGCAAACCTTTGCTCACACCTGGGCAAACCGCTGTTTTGCTACTGCTCTGGTTGCTGGGCCGTATTGCCATGCTCAGCATAAGCCTGCTGCCCCCATGGTGGGCCTGTGTGGCCGATGGACTTTTCCCCTTGGCCGCGCTGCTGCTTTTGCTATGGCGTGTAGGGGAATCCAGCAATCCTTGGCATCGCGCCGTATTGGTGGCGTTTGCCCTGTTTGCCATACTCCATATTCTTTCACTGCCCACGGCGCTGGAGTTGATCCCCACGCCCTGGGCCAGCACCGGCCCCAAATTGGGCATGGCAGCCCTGGTGCTTATTGCCGCCACCCTGGGGGGACGTATTATTCCCCTCTTTACCGTCAACTGGCTAAAAAGCAGCGGAACCGATAGCCAAGCCGACTATACCCCCCTGCCCTGGTTGGAAAACAGCACCCTGCTGGCGACCTTGTTGGTGGTGATCGGTATGATTTTGGTGGGTATGGAAAACCGCTGGATGGGCCTGCTCTATCTGCTTACCGCCGCCTTACACCTGCTGCGCATGGCCCGTTGGCAGGGCCATCGCACCCTCAGCGCCCCCATTGTTTGGGTGATGCATGTGGGCTATCTCACCATCCCTATGGGGCTCTTTTTCCTGGCCATGCCCTTTAAACTGGATGTGGTGCGCATGATCACCGCCTTTCACATCTGGACCATTGGTGTGGGCGGGTTGTTTTTGATCGGCATTGTCACCCGTGTTGCTTTGGGCCATACAGGCCGCCCCATCCAACCCCATCCGTGGACGGTTTTGGCCTATGGCCTGCTGATGCTGGCACTGCTGGTGCGGTCGATCCTGCCCATGCTTTGGCAAGAGCTGCTGGGTCCCAGCTACTGGCTCTCGGCGGCCATTTGGTGCGCCGCCATGCTGTTGATACTGCTGCGCTACACCCCTATTCTGCTCAGCCGTCGACCCGATGGCAAAGCCGGATGA
- the rpoH gene encoding RNA polymerase sigma factor RpoH, whose amino-acid sequence MSVTMLVPYKGENQLAGYMQQVDSYPMLSAEEEFELAVRYREQNDLEAAHKLVTSYLRYVASIAKEYQGYYGIKFMDLVQEGSVGLMQAVKRFDPHKGFRLATYAMWWIKASIQEFVLHHWSLVKIGTTAAQRKLFFNLRKSKDTLERLDATQAEEMGQRFGVSGEAVLEMDARLSGPDDSLNRCLVEGGEEIQNMLADSAPNQEMRLLASESERLQQQMIKQALSFLSEREQMIVRARIMCAEPVTLEVLGERLGVSRERIRQLETRALKKLRAFFEADGASLEDLMPA is encoded by the coding sequence ATGAGTGTTACTATGTTGGTTCCTTATAAAGGAGAAAACCAACTCGCCGGTTATATGCAGCAGGTCGATAGCTACCCGATGTTGTCAGCGGAGGAAGAGTTTGAGCTGGCGGTGCGTTACCGAGAGCAGAATGACCTGGAAGCCGCGCATAAATTGGTGACCTCCTATCTGCGTTATGTGGCCAGTATTGCCAAGGAGTATCAAGGCTATTACGGCATTAAGTTTATGGATCTGGTGCAAGAGGGCTCGGTGGGGTTGATGCAGGCGGTCAAACGCTTTGACCCCCACAAGGGGTTTCGCCTCGCGACCTATGCCATGTGGTGGATTAAGGCTTCCATCCAGGAATTTGTACTGCACCATTGGTCGCTGGTTAAGATTGGTACCACCGCAGCCCAGCGCAAACTGTTTTTCAACCTGCGTAAATCCAAGGATACCTTGGAGCGTCTGGATGCCACTCAGGCAGAGGAGATGGGGCAGCGTTTTGGGGTAAGCGGCGAGGCGGTGTTGGAGATGGATGCCCGCTTGAGCGGTCCCGATGATAGCCTGAACCGTTGTTTGGTGGAGGGCGGTGAAGAGATCCAGAATATGCTGGCTGATAGTGCTCCGAATCAGGAGATGCGGCTGTTGGCGAGCGAGTCTGAACGTCTGCAACAGCAGATGATTAAACAGGCGCTGTCATTTTTAAGTGAGCGCGAGCAGATGATTGTTCGTGCCCGCATTATGTGTGCTGAGCCCGTCACGCTGGAGGTGCTGGGTGAGCGTTTAGGGGTCTCCCGTGAGCGTATTCGGCAGTTGGAGACGCGGGCTTTGAAAAAGCTGCGGGCCTTTTTTGAGGCCGATGGGGCTTCCTTAGAAGATTTAATGCCTGCCTAG
- a CDS encoding lysophospholipid acyltransferase family protein, with protein sequence MVQWLRSLLFFTMFCVGIFFYGVLITLVWPITPLTFRRWLAKQWAYYNLFMLKWVCGLKHVVSGQENLPPAPFVILSKHQSEWETVTFHTLFPFFAFALKRSLKWIPIFGWALAATQQIFINRSHGTEALRLLATEGKAAMAQGDCILIFPEGTRMPAGQVGDYKPGGVMLAMAAEAPIVPVAHDAGYYWPKGQLLKKAGTVRVKIGKPIPTAGLPKNARKQLMAQVEQSIEGMIEEIRAEREAEGSITPNPPG encoded by the coding sequence ATGGTGCAGTGGTTACGTTCTCTCCTGTTTTTTACGATGTTCTGCGTTGGTATTTTCTTCTACGGCGTGCTCATCACCCTGGTCTGGCCGATTACGCCACTGACCTTTCGCCGCTGGCTGGCCAAGCAGTGGGCTTATTATAACCTGTTTATGCTCAAATGGGTTTGCGGGCTTAAACATGTGGTGAGCGGTCAAGAAAACCTGCCACCAGCCCCGTTTGTAATCCTCAGCAAACATCAGTCGGAGTGGGAAACCGTCACCTTTCACACCCTTTTTCCCTTTTTTGCCTTCGCCCTCAAACGTAGCCTGAAGTGGATTCCCATCTTCGGCTGGGCGCTGGCCGCTACCCAGCAAATTTTCATCAACCGCAGCCATGGCACCGAGGCCCTACGTCTGCTGGCCACCGAAGGTAAAGCCGCAATGGCGCAAGGTGACTGTATTTTAATCTTTCCCGAAGGCACACGTATGCCCGCCGGGCAGGTAGGAGATTACAAACCCGGCGGGGTCATGCTGGCCATGGCCGCCGAAGCCCCCATTGTACCCGTGGCCCATGACGCCGGTTACTACTGGCCCAAGGGCCAATTGTTAAAAAAAGCGGGCACCGTGCGGGTTAAGATCGGTAAACCCATCCCCACCGCAGGGCTACCCAAAAATGCCCGCAAACAGCTTATGGCCCAGGTGGAACAATCCATTGAGGGGATGATTGAGGAGATTCGCGCCGAGCGTGAAGCAGAAGGTTCGATCACACCCAACCCGCCCGGTTAA